The proteins below are encoded in one region of Coffea arabica cultivar ET-39 chromosome 4c, Coffea Arabica ET-39 HiFi, whole genome shotgun sequence:
- the LOC113739382 gene encoding LOW QUALITY PROTEIN: bidirectional sugar transporter SWEET5 (The sequence of the model RefSeq protein was modified relative to this genomic sequence to represent the inferred CDS: substituted 1 base at 1 genomic stop codon) — MISKCSPTFAKIWKAKSVQHFKPDPYLATILNCALWVFYGLPIVKEDSILVSTINGVGFAIEVIFIAIFVIYSDWPKRRKIFMFLVIEAIFFAIVVIITVAALHGNQRSLFVGVLSLIFNIMMYFSPLTIMRRVIQTKSVKYMPFYLSLANFANGAIWFSYAFLKFDPWLVIPNGCGAVAGLTQLILYATYYRSTNWDEEENPKEVQLSSEAXRTNKEDLRGISLTK, encoded by the exons ATGATTTCAAAATGCAGCCCAACATTTGCAAAAATATGGAAAGCCAAGTCAGTTCAGCATTTCAAGCCAGACCCCTACCTTGCGACGATATTGAATTGTGCATTGTGGGTATTTTATGGCCTTCCCATCGTCAAAGAGGATAGCATTTTGGTTTCCACTATCAATGGTGTGGGATTTGCCATAGAAGTTATCTTTATCGCCATATTCGTCATATACTCCGACTGGCCAAAACGA CGCAAAATCTTCATGTTCCTCGTGATCGAAGCAATCTTCTTTGCCATAGTTGTTATTATTACCGTAGCTGCTCTTCATGGCAACCAGAGGTCTTTGTTTGTTGGTGTATTGTCCCTCATCTTCAACATCATGATGTATTTTTCGCCATTGACTATCATG CGTCGAGTAATCCAGACCAAGAGTGTGAAATACATGCCATTTTATTTGTCACTTGCTAATTTTGCCAATGGTGCTATTTGGTTTTCTTATGCTTTCCTCAAATTTGACCCCTGGCTTGTG ATACCTAATGGTTGTGGTGCTGTTGCGGGACTAACTCAACTCATACTATATGCTACTTATTATCGCTCAACAAACTGGGACGAAGAAGAAAATCCCAAGGAAGTCCAACTATCCTCTGAAGCCTAACGCACAAACAAAGAGGATTTAAGGGGAATTTCATTGACAAAATGA